One stretch of Qingrenia yutianensis DNA includes these proteins:
- the ispD gene encoding 2-C-methyl-D-erythritol 4-phosphate cytidylyltransferase: protein MKNKISAVVAASGIGARTRLDIPKQFYEIDGVPILAYTVRTLCEIKKINEIIVAVPEEYLLYTSDFVKKLGLSKVSKIIPGGETRQKTVLKCLCEVDGNADFVLIHDGARPFVDKEDILNCIADAEKFGASAVGARCADTLKKSDFDGFITETVDRENVYRIYTPQIFKKNLILNAHENADKNAVNVTDDCALIEKYGTKVKITETERNNLKITTRDDIMYAEAVLKWE, encoded by the coding sequence ATGAAAAACAAAATATCTGCCGTTGTGGCGGCGTCGGGCATAGGCGCGCGCACACGGCTTGACATTCCGAAGCAGTTTTACGAAATTGACGGTGTTCCGATTTTGGCTTACACCGTAAGAACGCTTTGCGAAATTAAAAAAATAAATGAAATTATTGTTGCCGTTCCCGAAGAATATTTGCTCTACACAAGTGACTTTGTGAAAAAACTCGGACTTTCAAAGGTGAGCAAAATTATTCCGGGCGGAGAAACAAGACAAAAAACCGTATTGAAGTGCCTTTGCGAGGTTGACGGCAATGCGGATTTTGTGCTTATTCACGACGGTGCGCGTCCGTTCGTCGATAAAGAGGATATTTTAAACTGCATTGCGGACGCGGAAAAATTCGGTGCGTCGGCAGTCGGCGCACGGTGTGCGGATACGCTTAAAAAATCGGATTTTGACGGATTTATCACCGAAACCGTGGACAGGGAAAACGTTTACAGGATTTACACACCGCAGATTTTCAAAAAGAATTTAATTCTTAACGCGCACGAAAATGCCGATAAAAACGCGGTGAACGTCACCGACGACTGCGCGCTGATTGAAAAATACGGCACAAAGGTGAAAATTACCGAAACAGAAAGAAATAATTTGAAAATTACAACGCGTGATGATATAATGTATGCGGAGGCGGTGCTGAAGTGGGAATAA
- a CDS encoding BMP family ABC transporter substrate-binding protein encodes MKKRVVSLMLVCVMALMCALSFAGCGNKDDGKEANTGNSADFKVGVIHIGDPADGAGYSYAHDQGIVKMQKELGLTDDQIVRKINVSDGDAVATRTALEECVNEGCKIIFGTSWGYMDTMEQMAEEYPDVVFSHGTGYKSNGKNFNNYFGRIYQARYLSGIAAGLKTKSNKIGYVAAMDVTNSEVTGGINAFAMGVESVNPNAKVYVKVTNSWFSPDLEKQAAEALLDGGCDVIAQHCDTTAPQLAAQARGVWGVGYNSDMTKDAPKAHLTAPIWNWEVYYTKAAKAVMDGTWDGSNYYGGMDEGLVDISPLSENCAEGTKEAIDAAKAKIISGENKIFAGELYDNKGNMVCKEGEVISDADITGNMNWYYRTVVAE; translated from the coding sequence ATGAAAAAGAGAGTAGTATCGCTTATGCTTGTATGCGTTATGGCGCTTATGTGCGCATTGTCGTTTGCAGGCTGCGGCAACAAGGATGACGGCAAAGAGGCAAACACCGGAAACAGCGCTGATTTTAAAGTAGGCGTTATACATATCGGTGACCCCGCCGACGGTGCAGGTTATTCTTACGCGCACGACCAGGGTATTGTTAAAATGCAGAAAGAACTTGGACTTACAGACGACCAGATTGTAAGAAAAATCAATGTAAGCGACGGCGACGCAGTTGCAACAAGAACGGCACTCGAAGAATGTGTAAACGAAGGCTGCAAAATCATCTTCGGTACAAGCTGGGGATATATGGATACAATGGAGCAAATGGCTGAAGAATATCCTGACGTTGTATTCTCTCACGGTACAGGTTATAAATCAAACGGCAAAAACTTCAACAACTACTTCGGCAGAATTTACCAGGCAAGATACCTTTCGGGTATTGCGGCAGGTCTTAAAACAAAATCGAACAAAATCGGTTATGTAGCCGCTATGGACGTTACAAACTCCGAGGTTACAGGCGGTATCAACGCGTTTGCTATGGGCGTTGAATCGGTTAACCCCAATGCAAAAGTTTATGTTAAAGTTACAAATTCGTGGTTCAGCCCCGACCTTGAAAAACAGGCGGCAGAAGCACTTTTAGACGGCGGCTGTGACGTTATCGCACAGCACTGCGACACAACAGCTCCTCAGCTTGCGGCACAGGCAAGAGGCGTTTGGGGTGTAGGCTACAACTCGGATATGACAAAAGACGCTCCCAAAGCTCACCTTACCGCTCCTATCTGGAACTGGGAAGTTTATTACACAAAAGCGGCAAAAGCAGTTATGGACGGCACTTGGGACGGTTCTAACTACTACGGCGGTATGGACGAAGGCTTGGTAGACATTTCTCCGCTTTCGGAAAACTGCGCAGAGGGCACAAAAGAGGCGATTGACGCGGCAAAAGCTAAAATCATCTCGGGCGAAAACAAAATCTTTGCAGGCGAACTTTACGACAACAAAGGCAATATGGTTTGCAAAGAGGGAGAGGTTATCTCGGACGCTGATATTACAGGCAATATGAATTGGTATTACAGAACGGTAGTAGCAGAATAA
- a CDS encoding ABC transporter permease, whose amino-acid sequence MNTFLNFLFASVKAGTPLLFGTTGEIVTEKAGNTNLGVEGMMFMGAFMGFFVACYSDSLILALLAAFALGVFGALIYAYITVSLRANQVVTGLALTIFGSGLANFFGQLMIANYKTANGGAIPKLSERMTAILAEKPIPLLSQIPFAGKVLFSHNILVYLAVIIAVLCRFYMKRTRLGLDMRAVGENAAAADASGINVTKVKYINILLGGGICGLGGAYISLIDGGGVWNNNCVSGKGWIAVALVIFAAWKPTMAILGSLVFGAFTVLQFYVPKNVIAIPNAFYTMLPYLITAIVLVVTSMRKSNKVMQPKGCGVNYFRESR is encoded by the coding sequence ATGAACACGTTTTTAAACTTTCTTTTTGCATCTGTAAAAGCAGGAACACCGCTTCTTTTCGGCACGACGGGCGAAATCGTCACCGAAAAAGCGGGAAACACCAACCTCGGTGTTGAGGGTATGATGTTTATGGGCGCGTTTATGGGATTTTTTGTTGCGTGCTATAGCGACAGCCTTATCCTTGCGCTATTGGCTGCATTTGCGCTCGGAGTTTTCGGCGCGCTGATATATGCGTACATCACCGTAAGCCTCCGTGCAAACCAGGTTGTAACGGGTCTTGCGCTTACGATTTTCGGTTCGGGACTTGCAAACTTTTTCGGTCAGCTTATGATTGCGAATTACAAAACCGCAAACGGCGGCGCAATTCCGAAACTTTCCGAAAGAATGACGGCGATTTTGGCGGAAAAACCCATTCCGCTCCTTTCGCAGATTCCGTTTGCCGGAAAAGTTTTGTTTTCGCATAATATTTTAGTTTATCTTGCGGTAATTATCGCGGTTTTGTGCAGATTTTATATGAAACGCACGCGCCTGGGACTTGATATGCGTGCGGTGGGCGAAAATGCCGCGGCGGCGGACGCGTCGGGCATAAACGTTACAAAAGTTAAGTATATAAACATACTTCTCGGCGGCGGAATATGCGGACTCGGCGGTGCGTATATCTCGCTTATAGACGGCGGCGGAGTGTGGAACAATAACTGTGTAAGCGGCAAAGGCTGGATAGCGGTTGCGCTGGTTATTTTCGCGGCGTGGAAACCGACAATGGCAATTCTCGGTTCGCTCGTTTTCGGTGCGTTCACCGTTTTGCAGTTCTACGTTCCGAAAAACGTTATTGCAATTCCGAACGCATTTTACACAATGCTCCCGTACCTTATCACAGCGATTGTGCTTGTTGTAACGTCAATGCGCAAATCAAACAAGGTTATGCAGCCCAAAGGCTGCGGCGTAAACTATTTCAGAGAAAGCAGATAG
- a CDS encoding xanthine phosphoribosyltransferase, which produces MELLKNRILKDGKVSEGGILKVDSFLNHQIDVALYNEIGKEFKRRFADEKINKILTIEASGIGIACVTAQYFDVPVVFAKKSKSKNLDGDVYTASVESYTHKNTNQVIVSKKFLSKEDNILIIDDFLAKGKALLGLIEIIKQSGASIAGAGIVIEKGFQTGGKIIRDMGIKLESLAIIESMSDTGLTFRE; this is translated from the coding sequence ATGGAATTGCTGAAAAACAGAATTTTGAAGGACGGAAAGGTTTCCGAGGGCGGAATTTTAAAGGTGGACAGTTTTCTGAACCATCAGATTGACGTTGCGCTCTACAACGAAATAGGCAAGGAGTTTAAAAGACGCTTTGCAGACGAAAAAATAAATAAAATTCTAACCATTGAGGCGTCGGGAATAGGCATTGCGTGCGTAACCGCGCAGTATTTTGATGTGCCTGTTGTGTTCGCCAAAAAATCCAAATCCAAAAACCTTGACGGCGACGTTTACACGGCAAGCGTCGAATCGTACACTCACAAAAATACAAATCAGGTTATTGTGTCCAAAAAGTTTTTGTCAAAAGAAGATAATATTCTTATCATAGACGATTTTCTTGCAAAAGGAAAGGCGCTTTTGGGTCTTATCGAAATTATAAAACAGTCGGGCGCGTCCATTGCAGGCGCCGGAATTGTGATAGAAAAAGGCTTCCAGACGGGCGGTAAAATTATAAGAGATATGGGAATAAAGCTTGAGTCGCTTGCAATTATCGAAAGTATGAGCGATACAGGGCTTACTTTCAGAGAGTAA
- a CDS encoding COG2426 family protein — MSDAIVSWFSNMNGYTAVFFMSMLPIVELRGSIIFAAATDLPYVWAYIISVVGNMIPIPFVILFLRPILNWLKTTKHLSGAANWVQERSMKKAGKIVKYEMLGLFIFVAIPLPGTGAWTGAIIASILNMRISRALPPIFFGVLTAGFIMLAGSYGLFNLAGYLF; from the coding sequence ATGTCAGACGCCATTGTTTCGTGGTTTTCAAATATGAATGGATACACAGCGGTATTTTTTATGTCAATGCTCCCGATTGTGGAACTGCGCGGTTCGATAATTTTTGCCGCGGCGACGGATTTGCCTTATGTGTGGGCGTACATCATCAGCGTTGTCGGAAATATGATACCCATTCCGTTTGTAATTTTGTTTTTGCGCCCGATTTTAAACTGGCTAAAAACCACAAAACATCTTTCGGGTGCTGCAAACTGGGTTCAGGAGCGTTCTATGAAAAAGGCGGGCAAAATTGTCAAATACGAAATGCTCGGACTTTTCATATTCGTTGCAATTCCGCTTCCCGGAACGGGTGCATGGACAGGTGCGATTATAGCGTCGATACTCAATATGCGCATATCGCGCGCACTGCCTCCGATATTTTTCGGTGTGCTTACGGCAGGGTTTATAATGCTTGCCGGCTCTTACGGACTTTTTAATCTTGCAGGATACTTGTTTTAA
- a CDS encoding ABC transporter permease, which yields MSRTNHKEPLLRVVKKAEISGFSLALLSLASIVVAFIAGGIFFLMLGINPLNAYAKIFAGAFDGKIAIIATVKIAVPLLITSLGITLAFKMQFWNIGAEGQIIMGAICASYFALFHSDLPHVLLVILMFAAGIVGGGLWGLIPAFFKCKFDTNETLFTLMLNYIALYLIIYFKEGPWRDPSSGGFPKIATFVENARLDKLLGVHIGWVIALALVVIVYVYLKYTKQGYEISVVGESKNTARYAGMNVDKIVMRTMFLSGAICGIAGMTQATGAAYTLSDGIAGGVGFTAIIVAWLSRLNAGVCILVTFLLSVLDKGGSVMQSAFSVPTYVSEVLKGIILFVILGFDFFIQYKVVIRKEKKD from the coding sequence ATGAGCAGGACTAATCATAAAGAACCGCTTTTGAGAGTGGTCAAAAAAGCCGAAATTTCTGGATTTTCACTTGCGCTTTTGTCGCTTGCCTCAATAGTTGTGGCATTTATCGCCGGCGGAATTTTCTTCCTTATGCTCGGTATAAATCCGCTTAATGCATATGCAAAAATTTTTGCTGGTGCGTTTGACGGAAAAATTGCAATTATCGCAACGGTAAAAATCGCCGTTCCGCTCCTTATAACATCACTCGGAATAACGCTTGCGTTCAAAATGCAGTTTTGGAACATCGGCGCGGAGGGACAGATTATTATGGGCGCAATCTGTGCATCGTATTTTGCGCTTTTCCATTCGGATTTACCGCACGTTCTTCTTGTAATTCTGATGTTTGCCGCAGGTATTGTCGGCGGCGGTCTGTGGGGACTTATCCCGGCGTTTTTCAAATGTAAATTCGACACCAACGAAACGCTTTTTACGCTTATGCTCAACTACATAGCGCTGTACCTTATAATTTACTTTAAAGAGGGACCGTGGCGCGACCCGTCGTCGGGCGGTTTCCCGAAAATCGCGACGTTTGTTGAAAATGCCCGTCTTGACAAGCTTTTGGGCGTGCATATCGGCTGGGTTATCGCGCTTGCGCTTGTTGTAATTGTGTACGTCTACTTAAAATATACGAAACAGGGATACGAAATAAGTGTTGTAGGCGAAAGCAAAAACACCGCGCGCTATGCAGGTATGAACGTTGATAAAATCGTTATGCGCACAATGTTTTTAAGCGGTGCAATCTGCGGTATCGCAGGTATGACGCAGGCGACCGGCGCGGCGTACACGCTGAGCGACGGAATTGCAGGCGGTGTGGGATTTACCGCAATTATAGTCGCGTGGCTCTCGCGTCTTAACGCAGGCGTGTGCATACTCGTAACTTTTCTTTTGAGTGTGCTCGACAAGGGCGGAAGCGTTATGCAGTCGGCGTTCAGCGTTCCGACGTATGTTTCGGAGGTTTTAAAGGGAATTATACTTTTTGTAATCCTCGGTTTTGACTTTTTCATTCAATATAAAGTTGTGATAAGAAAGGAGAAAAAAGACTGA
- the mreB gene encoding rod shape-determining protein, translated as MFKTFELSVDLGSSALRVFVKNQGKVFDEANLIAVEEGSGRLIAIGDRAKSMLGRENKKIKVVKPVKNGIIADFDACGLILKYIIDKFCKGTMIRPYLTIGISPLSSQIDQHLLMEAALSAGAKKVFLLKKPVAAALGNGINVTNASGRLIVDIGSDSTNIGLVSLGTVVSNTAIDIGGANYDRKIIEYLKKRHSLLIGEITAERVKMMIGGVLKREETEYFEVKGKNMKKGLPAVKRISSREISRLFLDDVKKIIEAIFDVVSNTPQELESDVKRYGIILTGGGSLVYGVKTLIENTLKLKVTMSDEPLESSIIGLSKATEQRVSLDKLGII; from the coding sequence CTGTTCAAAACGTTTGAATTATCGGTAGATTTGGGTTCGTCGGCACTGCGCGTGTTTGTTAAAAATCAGGGCAAAGTGTTTGACGAGGCGAATTTAATCGCGGTTGAAGAAGGAAGCGGACGGCTTATCGCGATAGGCGACAGGGCAAAAAGTATGCTGGGGCGCGAAAACAAAAAAATCAAGGTGGTAAAGCCGGTTAAAAACGGAATTATCGCCGATTTTGACGCGTGCGGACTTATACTTAAATATATAATCGACAAATTCTGCAAGGGAACAATGATAAGACCGTATCTTACAATCGGAATAAGCCCTTTGTCCTCGCAGATTGACCAGCACCTTTTAATGGAGGCGGCGCTTTCGGCAGGCGCAAAAAAAGTGTTTCTTTTAAAGAAACCCGTTGCGGCGGCGCTCGGCAACGGAATAAACGTTACAAACGCGTCGGGACGGCTTATTGTTGATATAGGCTCCGACTCCACAAATATCGGTCTTGTGTCGCTCGGAACGGTTGTGTCAAATACGGCAATCGACATCGGCGGTGCAAATTACGACCGAAAAATTATCGAATATCTTAAAAAACGCCATTCTCTGCTTATCGGCGAAATCACCGCGGAAAGGGTGAAAATGATGATAGGCGGAGTGCTTAAGCGCGAAGAAACCGAGTATTTCGAGGTTAAGGGAAAGAATATGAAAAAAGGACTTCCTGCCGTAAAACGTATTTCGTCGCGCGAAATTTCGCGTCTGTTTTTGGACGACGTGAAAAAAATTATTGAGGCGATTTTTGACGTTGTGTCAAACACTCCGCAGGAGCTTGAAAGCGACGTGAAACGCTACGGAATAATCTTAACGGGCGGCGGCTCGCTTGTTTACGGTGTCAAAACGCTTATAGAAAACACGCTCAAATTAAAGGTTACAATGTCGGACGAACCTCTCGAAAGCTCCATTATCGGACTTTCAAAAGCAACCGAGCAAAGGGTAAGCCTTGACAAACTCGGCATAATTTAA
- a CDS encoding ABC transporter ATP-binding protein, with protein sequence MCEETTVSKNNDYAIRLNNITKIFGSTVANDSINLSAKQGEILALLGENGSGKTTLMNILAGIYLPDAGDIEIFGEKVHIRSPKDAIDLGIGMIHQHFKLVDVHSAADNIIMGNKSEGIILKKKRYQKIAEISEKYGLNVDPRKKVYDMSVSEKQTVEILKMLYREAKILILDEPTAVLTPQESRNLFNILRKMRDNGCTVIIITHKLNEVLEISDNVAILRKGKSVATVKTGETDALKLTELMVGKKVTLSIDRPKSEYTGNLLEIHHLTTENDDGVKTLRDVSFSLNKGEILGVAGVAGSGQKELCETIAGLMKVKKGAILYKKENIIGKSPEEIIKIGISMSFIPEDRLGMGLVASMGMADNLLLKRYKEGKTPFVEKKEARRLSKKLIEKLNIKTPGIDTPVRQLSGGNVQKVLLGREIESAPNVLITAYAVRGLDINSSYTVYDNLNEQKKKGTGILYIGEDLDVMLELCDRIMVLCRGRVTGIVDAKDVTKEQIGLLMTDAFGKEEDSDEQD encoded by the coding sequence ATGTGTGAAGAAACAACGGTAAGCAAAAACAATGATTATGCAATAAGGCTGAACAATATAACAAAAATATTCGGCAGCACTGTTGCCAACGACAGCATTAACCTGTCAGCCAAGCAGGGCGAAATTCTCGCTCTGCTTGGTGAAAACGGCTCGGGCAAAACAACTCTTATGAACATTCTTGCCGGAATTTATCTCCCCGACGCGGGCGATATTGAAATTTTCGGCGAAAAGGTGCATATCCGTTCGCCCAAAGACGCAATAGATTTGGGTATCGGTATGATACACCAGCACTTTAAGCTTGTCGACGTCCACTCCGCCGCCGACAATATTATTATGGGAAATAAGTCGGAGGGAATTATTCTAAAGAAAAAACGCTATCAGAAAATAGCTGAAATAAGCGAAAAATACGGTCTTAACGTTGACCCCAGAAAAAAAGTTTACGATATGTCCGTCAGCGAAAAGCAGACGGTTGAAATTCTTAAAATGCTTTACAGAGAAGCAAAAATTCTTATTCTTGACGAGCCTACGGCAGTGCTTACTCCGCAGGAAAGCAGAAATCTTTTTAATATCTTACGAAAAATGCGTGATAACGGCTGTACGGTCATTATCATTACACATAAATTGAACGAAGTTCTCGAAATCAGCGACAATGTTGCAATCTTACGCAAGGGAAAGAGCGTCGCAACAGTTAAAACAGGCGAAACCGATGCGTTAAAGCTCACCGAGCTTATGGTCGGTAAAAAGGTTACGCTTTCAATCGACCGTCCCAAGAGCGAATATACGGGCAATCTTTTGGAAATCCACCATCTTACAACCGAAAACGACGACGGCGTAAAGACTTTGCGCGACGTTTCTTTCAGCCTTAACAAAGGCGAAATTCTTGGTGTTGCCGGTGTTGCCGGAAGCGGACAGAAAGAGCTTTGCGAAACAATCGCAGGTCTTATGAAGGTGAAAAAAGGCGCGATTTTGTATAAAAAGGAAAATATCATCGGCAAGTCACCCGAAGAAATAATAAAAATAGGTATCAGTATGAGTTTTATCCCCGAGGACAGGCTCGGTATGGGACTTGTCGCGTCGATGGGTATGGCGGACAACCTCTTGCTTAAGCGTTATAAAGAGGGAAAAACGCCGTTTGTTGAGAAAAAAGAGGCACGCAGATTAAGCAAAAAACTCATTGAAAAATTGAATATAAAAACCCCGGGAATTGATACTCCCGTCCGTCAGCTTTCGGGCGGAAACGTTCAGAAAGTGCTTTTGGGACGTGAAATAGAGTCCGCACCGAATGTGCTTATCACCGCATATGCAGTGCGCGGACTTGATATAAATTCGTCGTACACCGTGTATGACAACCTCAACGAACAAAAGAAAAAAGGTACGGGCATTTTGTATATCGGAGAAGATTTGGACGTTATGCTTGAACTCTGCGACAGAATTATGGTTTTGTGCCGCGGCAGAGTTACGGGTATTGTGGACGCAAAGGATGTGACAAAAGAGCAAATCGGTCTGTTGATGACCGACGCTTTCGGAAAAGAGGAGGATAGCGATGAGCAGGACTAA
- a CDS encoding putative Se/S carrier-like protein, translated as MRKILVVFASETSAAQIKKYLFEEHKIISKILPTPENIAVSGCGFSLSADFADIDVIRETVKLARVSSKGIFDAETFEKI; from the coding sequence ATGAGAAAAATACTTGTGGTTTTTGCGTCCGAAACAAGCGCGGCGCAAATAAAAAAATATCTTTTCGAAGAGCATAAAATCATTTCAAAAATTCTTCCGACACCCGAGAATATTGCCGTTTCGGGGTGCGGTTTCAGTCTTTCGGCAGATTTTGCGGACATTGACGTCATACGCGAAACGGTAAAACTTGCGCGCGTAAGCTCAAAGGGAATTTTTGATGCGGAAACATTTGAAAAAATTTAA
- the tsaE gene encoding tRNA (adenosine(37)-N6)-threonylcarbamoyltransferase complex ATPase subunit type 1 TsaE has translation MEYISNCTADTEKIAAEFARNLKSGDVVTLDGDLGAGKTYFTSALCRALGVGETVQSPTFTIVNEYRNAPVPVFHFDVYRISTPDEMYDIGFDDYLFGDGITVVEWADNIRELFDMPYYEIRILKDLSVSENYRKIKIERRNV, from the coding sequence ATGGAATATATATCAAACTGTACCGCGGACACCGAAAAAATTGCCGCGGAATTTGCGAGAAATTTAAAATCGGGAGATGTTGTCACTCTTGACGGCGACCTCGGTGCGGGGAAAACTTATTTTACGTCTGCACTGTGCCGTGCGCTTGGTGTCGGCGAAACGGTGCAAAGCCCCACATTTACTATTGTGAACGAGTACCGAAACGCGCCCGTTCCCGTTTTTCATTTTGACGTTTACCGCATTTCAACCCCCGATGAAATGTATGACATCGGCTTTGACGATTATCTTTTCGGCGACGGCATAACCGTGGTTGAATGGGCGGATAATATAAGAGAACTTTTTGATATGCCGTATTACGAAATACGGATTTTAAAGGATTTATCGGTATCGGAAAATTACAGAAAAATTAAAATTGAGCGGAGGAACGTATGA
- the tsaB gene encoding tRNA (adenosine(37)-N6)-threonylcarbamoyltransferase complex dimerization subunit type 1 TsaB, with the protein MNILAIDTSSLNASCAVLCSGVLTGEFSICNKKTHSQMLMPMLDDVLKKASMSIEDIDIFAPCIGPGSFTGLRIGIAAAKALCQARGKKIIGISALDSLAQNIAFSDKIVCPIMDARRGDVYNALYKNGEKIASERAVSLDELLSELDGKETVFTGDGVFAYREKIAEKMGKFAYFAPPMHMLSRASSIAYLAEKKAENGEFDDYHTILPVYLRTCQAEREYNERMKEFKTN; encoded by the coding sequence ATGAATATTCTCGCGATAGATACCTCGTCACTCAATGCGTCCTGCGCGGTTTTGTGCAGCGGCGTACTGACGGGCGAATTTTCAATATGCAACAAAAAAACACATTCGCAGATGCTTATGCCGATGCTGGACGATGTGCTTAAAAAAGCGTCGATGAGCATTGAAGACATAGACATTTTCGCGCCGTGTATCGGACCCGGTTCGTTTACGGGTTTGAGAATAGGTATTGCCGCCGCGAAGGCGCTTTGTCAGGCGAGGGGCAAAAAAATTATCGGCATATCCGCTCTCGATTCGCTTGCGCAGAATATTGCTTTCTCGGACAAAATTGTTTGCCCTATTATGGACGCCCGCCGCGGCGACGTGTATAACGCGCTTTACAAAAACGGCGAAAAAATCGCGTCCGAGCGCGCAGTAAGCCTTGATGAGCTTTTGAGCGAGCTTGACGGAAAAGAAACCGTTTTCACGGGCGACGGCGTTTTTGCGTACAGAGAAAAAATTGCCGAAAAAATGGGAAAATTTGCGTATTTCGCACCGCCTATGCATATGCTTTCGCGTGCGTCGTCGATTGCATATCTTGCCGAAAAAAAAGCGGAAAACGGCGAATTTGACGATTACCATACAATTCTTCCCGTTTATCTTCGCACCTGTCAGGCGGAGAGGGAATACAACGAACGAATGAAAGAATTTAAAACAAATTAA
- the rpiB gene encoding ribose 5-phosphate isomerase B, producing the protein MLAICSDHAGVDLKEIIKAHLAERGIEAKDFGTYTKESVDYPDIAEKACGAVVSGECDKVILICGTGIGMSICANKIKGIRCCACSDTYSARLSRNHNDANALAIGARVLGDELAKDIVDSFLNAEFMGGKHLKRVEKINALENK; encoded by the coding sequence ATGTTAGCAATATGTTCGGACCACGCGGGAGTGGATTTAAAAGAAATTATCAAAGCGCACCTTGCCGAAAGGGGAATTGAGGCAAAGGACTTCGGAACATACACAAAAGAGAGCGTGGATTACCCCGACATTGCCGAAAAGGCTTGCGGTGCGGTTGTTTCGGGCGAGTGCGACAAGGTGATACTCATTTGCGGAACGGGAATAGGTATGAGCATTTGCGCAAACAAAATCAAGGGCATAAGATGCTGTGCCTGCTCGGATACATACAGCGCGCGTTTAAGCCGAAACCACAACGACGCAAACGCGCTTGCAATCGGCGCGAGAGTGCTCGGCGACGAACTTGCGAAAGACATTGTCGACTCTTTCTTAAATGCTGAATTTATGGGCGGAAAACATCTTAAAAGGGTTGAAAAAATTAACGCGCTCGAAAACAAATAA
- the ispF gene encoding 2-C-methyl-D-erythritol 2,4-cyclodiphosphate synthase has product MRIGTGYDVHILTHGRKLIIGGAEIPHDKGLLGHSDADVLTHAVMDSLLGAAALGDIGRHFPDSDGKYKDIYSIKLLEEVREILLRNGFKVNNIDAAVVAQKPKMAPYIEQMRRNIADALKIDVKNVSIKATTTEKLGFEGEEKGISAQAVCTVCDA; this is encoded by the coding sequence ATAAGAATTGGAACGGGTTACGATGTGCATATTTTAACCCACGGCCGAAAACTTATAATCGGCGGTGCGGAAATTCCGCACGATAAAGGTCTTTTGGGACATTCCGACGCGGACGTTTTGACTCACGCGGTTATGGATTCGCTTCTCGGCGCGGCGGCGCTCGGCGATATTGGCAGACATTTTCCCGACAGCGACGGAAAATATAAGGATATTTACAGTATCAAACTTCTTGAAGAAGTGCGCGAAATCCTTTTGCGAAACGGCTTTAAGGTTAACAATATCGACGCGGCGGTTGTTGCGCAGAAACCGAAAATGGCGCCGTATATCGAACAAATGCGCCGAAACATTGCAGACGCGCTCAAAATTGATGTTAAAAACGTCAGCATAAAAGCTACCACGACCGAAAAACTCGGTTTTGAGGGTGAGGAAAAGGGCATATCCGCGCAGGCGGTGTGCACGGTCTGCGACGCGTAA